In Mercurialis annua linkage group LG5, ddMerAnnu1.2, whole genome shotgun sequence, a single genomic region encodes these proteins:
- the LOC126682391 gene encoding uncharacterized protein LOC126682391 — MRGSGGSSAGRGRGRDIVQGRGRGRGDPEQDAPEDSDPGAEQQVLAARPAPRRAARQPQPQGQPPATDETGRVRVTPDAAREKLLDSRNDSGTASRAILPIFRSRWFAEGSSWKKITSEHKGFYFEEFKKGFCWDPTYPEDLIRGVFYRHAGNRYKDTLHNMKPDKKEGSVSADTWASWKRDWDTAEAKKKSDIARANRMSEPSGAGTGPVRHTAGSRSATRHKTVMTEELGREPTLAELHVRLHLTKADRTVFVDKRSKDKNDRFQAELAAATQSQAAGEGSSSTPEPIDENELFLSLEAVKKQRVYGIGSASASYIGQSSASRLRRGGSSQQGNVSTEDIEQRIAREVEERLEQRIRTVEAGFEERVEQRIRSVEAGFDERIRTELARLMTTLPPELRPQFPPPPPPPADDTTSLE; from the exons ATGAGAGGTTCAGGTGGTTCTTCTGCCGGCCGAGGCCGCGGTCGGGATATAGTTCAGGGACGCGGACGTGGACGCGGCGACCCAGAGCAGGATGCCCCTGAGGACTCGGATCCCGGGGCTGAGCAGCAGGTGCTAGCTGCTAGACCTGCGCCGCGGAGAGCGGCGAGACAGCCGCAACCACAGGGCCAGCCACCAGCGACGGACGAGACTGGGAGGGTTAGAGTTACACCAGATGCTGCAAG AGAAAAATTACTGGATAGCAGGAACGACAGCGGGACAGCATCTAGGGCGATCTTGCCCATTTTCCGATCTAGATGGTTTGCTGAGGGTTCCTCGTGGAAGAAGATTACATCAGAGCATAAGGGATTCTACTTCGAGGAGTTCAAG AAGGGTTTTTGCTGGGACCCGACCTACCCTGAGGATCTGATTAGAGGGGTCTTCTACCGACATGCGGGCAATCGGTATAAAGATACTCTCCACAACATGAAGCCGGATAAAAAAGAGGGCAGTGTTAGTGCTGATACTTGGGCGTCATGGAAGCGAGACTGGGATACTGCTGAGGCTAAGAAAAAGTCCGATATAGCACGAGCTAATCGGATGAGTGAGCCGTCCGGAGCTGGCACCGGACCTGTTCGACATACCGCAGGATCGCGATCGGCTACGAGGCATAAGACAGTtatg ACTGAGGAGCTTGGTCGAGAGCCCACTTTGGCTGAGTTGCATGTACGGTTGCACCTGACCAAAGCAGATCGGACTGTCTTTGTTGACAAGAgatcaaaggataaaaat GACCGTTTTCAGGCAGAGCTTGCTGCAGCAACACAGTCTCAGGCAGCTGGAGAAGGGAGTTCGTCGACTCCAGAGCCGATCGACGAGAACGAGCTGTTTTTGTCTCTCGAGGCAGTCAAGAAGCAGCGAGTCTACGGTATTGGATCGGCTTCAGCATCCTACATCGGCCAGAGCAGCGCTAGCCGATTGCGCCGCGGCGGATCATCCCAGCAGGGGAACGTTAGTACTGAGGACATAGAGCAGCGTATTGCTAGGGAGGTTGAGGAGCGGCTCGAGCAGCGGATtcgtactgtggaggcgggtttcgaagagcgggtcgagcagcggatccgtagtgtggaggcgggtttcgacgagcggatccgtactgagcTTGCGCGGCTGATGACTACACTCCCACCCGAGTTACGCCCGCAGTTCCCACCACCCCCACCCCCTCCTGCTGATGACACCACCAGTTTAGAGTAG